One window of Cryptococcus neoformans var. grubii H99 chromosome 11, complete sequence genomic DNA carries:
- a CDS encoding large subunit ribosomal protein L32: MAALQLTNRSLNTPFFSFRSFLPTLRTSWSTPCEASSSSSTLSSSLVAHAPSTSYPPLSSLFPSFSLESLLELIPPFLWASVPKKKVSHSRKNMRAANKGLKNKTNLSLCPACGSIKLTHHVCPTCYSQISRRWKEEARNQLPSALHSHP; this comes from the exons ATGGCCGCTCTTCAATTAACAAATCGTTCTTTGAACAcgcctttcttctctttccgcTCTTTCCTCCCCACCCTTCGCACTTCGTGGTCAACTCCATGCGAAgcctcttcaagctcttccaccCTTTCATCCTCGCTGGTTGCACATGCTCCCTCAACCTCGTATCCCCCATTATCATcactctttccctccttctctctcgaATCCCTTCTAGAACTCATTCCTCCATTTTTGTGGGCTAGTGTACCCAAGAAAAAGGTTTCACACTCGAGGAAGAACATGAGAGCTGCGAACAAGGGATTGAAGAACAAGACAA ATTTGTCACTGTGCCCAGCTTGCGGTTCCATCAAGTTGACACATCACGTCTGCCCTACTTGCTATTCCCAAATATCCCGACG atggaaggaagaagctcgtAATCAACTCCCCTCGGCTCTTCACTCTCATCCATGA